One Alligator mississippiensis isolate rAllMis1 chromosome 1, rAllMis1, whole genome shotgun sequence genomic window carries:
- the FZD4 gene encoding frizzled-4 isoform X1 produces MARRGGERGCSRRRLLPALPLPLVLALALGGARGFGDEEERRCDGIRIAMCQNLGYNVTKMPNLVGHELQADAELQLTTFTPLIQYGCSSQLQFFLCSVYVPMCTEKINIPIGPCGGMCLSVKRRCEPVLKEFGFAWPDSLNCSKFPPQNDHNHMCMEGPGDEEVPLHSKMPLQPGEECHAMGSNSDQYIWVKRSLNCVLKCGYDAGLYSRSAKEFTDIWMAVWASLCFISTAFTVLTFLIDSSRFSYPERPIIFLSMCYNIYSIAYIVRLTVGRERISCDFEEAAEPVLIQEGLKNTGCAIIFLLMYFFGMASSIWWVILTLTWFLAAGLKWGHEAIEMHSSYFHIAAWAIPAVKTIVILIMRLVDADELTGLCYVGSQNLDALTGFVVAPLFTYLVIGTLFIAAGLVALFKIRSNLQKDGTKTDKLERLMVKIGVFSVLYTVPATCVIACYFYEISNWAVFRYSGDDSNMAVEMLKIFMSLLEEELFNQLTPHLGTATATWQKGCNNIKAKRKAVSSVTQLNLKRFLRLVFGHSKTQCG; encoded by the exons atggcgcggcggggcggggagcggggctgcagccgccgccgcctgctgcccgcgctgccgctgccgctggtGCTGGCGCTGGCGCTCGGCGGGGCGCGCGGCTTCGGCGACGAGGAGGAGCGGCGCTGCGACGGGATCCGCATCGCCATGTGCCAGAACCTGGGCTACAACGTCACCAAGATGCCCAACCTGGTGGGCCACGAGCTGCAGGCGGACGCCGAGCTGCAGCTCACCACCTTCACGCCGCTCATCCAGTACggctgctccagccagctccag ttcttcctttgTTCAGTCTACGTTCCCATGTGCACAGAGAAGATTAACATCCCAATAGGTCCCTGCGGTGGCATGTGCCTTTCTGTCAAAAGAAGATGTGAACCTGTCCTAAAAGAGTTTGGATTTGCCTGGCCAGACAGCCTAAACTGCAGCAAATTCCCACCTCAGAATGACCACAACCACATGTGCATGGAGGGCCCAGGAGATGAAGAGGTTCCCCTTCACAGCAAGATGCCCTTGCAGCCAGGAGAAGAATGTCATGCCATGGGATCTAATTCAGACCAGTATATCTGGGTGAAAAGAAGCTTGAACTGTGTCCTTAAGTGTGGCTACGATGCTGGTCTCTACAGCAGATCAGCTAAGGAATTTACTGATATCTGGATGGCGGTGTGGGCAAGTCTGTGCTTCATATCAACTGCATTCACAGTCCTGACCTTCCTGATCGATTCTTCCAGATTTTCTTACCCCGAACGCCCAATCATATTTCTGAGTATGTGCTACAATATTTATAGCATTGCTTATATTGTGAGGCTGACTGTGGGCCGGGAAAGGATATCCTGTGATTTTGAAGAGGCAGCAGAACCTGTTCTTATCCAAGAAGGTCTTAAGAACACAGGATGTGCTATAATTTTCCTACTGATGTATTTTTTTGGGATGGCTAGCTCCATCTGGTGGGTTATTCTGACACTGACATGGTTTCTGGCAGCCGGACTCAAATGGGGCCACGAAGCTATAGAAATGCACAGCTCCTATTTCCATATTGCAGCCTGGGCTATCCCTGCTGTGAAGACCATAGTCATCTTGATTATGAGACTGGTCGATGCGGATGAGCTCACTGGTCTGTGTTATGTCGGCAGCCAGAATCTAGATGCACTCACTGGCTTTGTCGTTGCTCCACTTTTCACTTACTTGGTTATTGGAACTCTATTCATAGCAGCAGGGTTAGTGGCCTTGTTTAAAATTAGGTCTAATCTTCAAAAAGATGGGACTAAAACTGACAAGCTGGAAAGATTGATGGTCAAAATTGGGGTCTTTTCAGTGCTATACACTGTCCCAGCTACCTGTGTCATCGCCTGTTATTTCTATGAAATCTCCAACTGGGCTGTCTTCCGCTATTCGGGTGATGATTCCAATATGGCTGTGGAGATGCTCAAAATCTTCATGTCTCTTCTG GAAGAAGAGCTCTTCAACCAGCTGACCCCACATCTTGGTACTGCCACTGCCACATGGCAAAAGGGCTGCAATAACATAAAG GCAAAAAGAAAAGCAGTTTCTTCCGTTACACAACTTAATTTGAAAC GATTTTTGAGGTTGGTGTTTGGACATAGCAAGACACAGTGTGGCTAA
- the FZD4 gene encoding frizzled-4 isoform X4 — MARRGGERGCSRRRLLPALPLPLVLALALGGARGFGDEEERRCDGIRIAMCQNLGYNVTKMPNLVGHELQADAELQLTTFTPLIQYGCSSQLQFFLCSVYVPMCTEKINIPIGPCGGMCLSVKRRCEPVLKEFGFAWPDSLNCSKFPPQNDHNHMCMEGPGDEEVPLHSKMPLQPGEECHAMGSNSDQYIWVKRSLNCVLKCGYDAGLYSRSAKEFTDIWMAVWASLCFISTAFTVLTFLIDSSRFSYPERPIIFLSMCYNIYSIAYIVRLTVGRERISCDFEEAAEPVLIQEGLKNTGCAIIFLLMYFFGMASSIWWVILTLTWFLAAGLKWGHEAIEMHSSYFHIAAWAIPAVKTIVILIMRLVDADELTGLCYVGSQNLDALTGFVVAPLFTYLVIGTLFIAAGLVALFKIRSNLQKDGTKTDKLERLMVKIGVFSVLYTVPATCVIACYFYEISNWAVFRYSGDDSNMAVEMLKIFMSLLEEELFNQLTPHLGTATATWQKGCNNIKQDF, encoded by the exons atggcgcggcggggcggggagcggggctgcagccgccgccgcctgctgcccgcgctgccgctgccgctggtGCTGGCGCTGGCGCTCGGCGGGGCGCGCGGCTTCGGCGACGAGGAGGAGCGGCGCTGCGACGGGATCCGCATCGCCATGTGCCAGAACCTGGGCTACAACGTCACCAAGATGCCCAACCTGGTGGGCCACGAGCTGCAGGCGGACGCCGAGCTGCAGCTCACCACCTTCACGCCGCTCATCCAGTACggctgctccagccagctccag ttcttcctttgTTCAGTCTACGTTCCCATGTGCACAGAGAAGATTAACATCCCAATAGGTCCCTGCGGTGGCATGTGCCTTTCTGTCAAAAGAAGATGTGAACCTGTCCTAAAAGAGTTTGGATTTGCCTGGCCAGACAGCCTAAACTGCAGCAAATTCCCACCTCAGAATGACCACAACCACATGTGCATGGAGGGCCCAGGAGATGAAGAGGTTCCCCTTCACAGCAAGATGCCCTTGCAGCCAGGAGAAGAATGTCATGCCATGGGATCTAATTCAGACCAGTATATCTGGGTGAAAAGAAGCTTGAACTGTGTCCTTAAGTGTGGCTACGATGCTGGTCTCTACAGCAGATCAGCTAAGGAATTTACTGATATCTGGATGGCGGTGTGGGCAAGTCTGTGCTTCATATCAACTGCATTCACAGTCCTGACCTTCCTGATCGATTCTTCCAGATTTTCTTACCCCGAACGCCCAATCATATTTCTGAGTATGTGCTACAATATTTATAGCATTGCTTATATTGTGAGGCTGACTGTGGGCCGGGAAAGGATATCCTGTGATTTTGAAGAGGCAGCAGAACCTGTTCTTATCCAAGAAGGTCTTAAGAACACAGGATGTGCTATAATTTTCCTACTGATGTATTTTTTTGGGATGGCTAGCTCCATCTGGTGGGTTATTCTGACACTGACATGGTTTCTGGCAGCCGGACTCAAATGGGGCCACGAAGCTATAGAAATGCACAGCTCCTATTTCCATATTGCAGCCTGGGCTATCCCTGCTGTGAAGACCATAGTCATCTTGATTATGAGACTGGTCGATGCGGATGAGCTCACTGGTCTGTGTTATGTCGGCAGCCAGAATCTAGATGCACTCACTGGCTTTGTCGTTGCTCCACTTTTCACTTACTTGGTTATTGGAACTCTATTCATAGCAGCAGGGTTAGTGGCCTTGTTTAAAATTAGGTCTAATCTTCAAAAAGATGGGACTAAAACTGACAAGCTGGAAAGATTGATGGTCAAAATTGGGGTCTTTTCAGTGCTATACACTGTCCCAGCTACCTGTGTCATCGCCTGTTATTTCTATGAAATCTCCAACTGGGCTGTCTTCCGCTATTCGGGTGATGATTCCAATATGGCTGTGGAGATGCTCAAAATCTTCATGTCTCTTCTG GAAGAAGAGCTCTTCAACCAGCTGACCCCACATCTTGGTACTGCCACTGCCACATGGCAAAAGGGCTGCAATAACATAAAG CAGGATTTTTGA
- the FZD4 gene encoding frizzled-4 isoform X6, producing the protein MARRGGERGCSRRRLLPALPLPLVLALALGGARGFGDEEERRCDGIRIAMCQNLGYNVTKMPNLVGHELQADAELQLTTFTPLIQYGCSSQLQFFLCSVYVPMCTEKINIPIGPCGGMCLSVKRRCEPVLKEFGFAWPDSLNCSKFPPQNDHNHMCMEGPGDEEVPLHSKMPLQPGEECHAMGSNSDQYIWVKRSLNCVLKCGYDAGLYSRSAKEFTDIWMAVWASLCFISTAFTVLTFLIDSSRFSYPERPIIFLSMCYNIYSIAYIVRLTVGRERISCDFEEAAEPVLIQEGLKNTGCAIIFLLMYFFGMASSIWWVILTLTWFLAAGLKWGHEAIEMHSSYFHIAAWAIPAVKTIVILIMRLVDADELTGLCYVGSQNLDALTGFVVAPLFTYLVIGTLFIAAGLVALFKIRSNLQKDGTKTDKLERLMVKIGVFSVLYTVPATCVIACYFYEISNWAVFRYSGDDSNMAVEMLKIFMSLLQDF; encoded by the exons atggcgcggcggggcggggagcggggctgcagccgccgccgcctgctgcccgcgctgccgctgccgctggtGCTGGCGCTGGCGCTCGGCGGGGCGCGCGGCTTCGGCGACGAGGAGGAGCGGCGCTGCGACGGGATCCGCATCGCCATGTGCCAGAACCTGGGCTACAACGTCACCAAGATGCCCAACCTGGTGGGCCACGAGCTGCAGGCGGACGCCGAGCTGCAGCTCACCACCTTCACGCCGCTCATCCAGTACggctgctccagccagctccag ttcttcctttgTTCAGTCTACGTTCCCATGTGCACAGAGAAGATTAACATCCCAATAGGTCCCTGCGGTGGCATGTGCCTTTCTGTCAAAAGAAGATGTGAACCTGTCCTAAAAGAGTTTGGATTTGCCTGGCCAGACAGCCTAAACTGCAGCAAATTCCCACCTCAGAATGACCACAACCACATGTGCATGGAGGGCCCAGGAGATGAAGAGGTTCCCCTTCACAGCAAGATGCCCTTGCAGCCAGGAGAAGAATGTCATGCCATGGGATCTAATTCAGACCAGTATATCTGGGTGAAAAGAAGCTTGAACTGTGTCCTTAAGTGTGGCTACGATGCTGGTCTCTACAGCAGATCAGCTAAGGAATTTACTGATATCTGGATGGCGGTGTGGGCAAGTCTGTGCTTCATATCAACTGCATTCACAGTCCTGACCTTCCTGATCGATTCTTCCAGATTTTCTTACCCCGAACGCCCAATCATATTTCTGAGTATGTGCTACAATATTTATAGCATTGCTTATATTGTGAGGCTGACTGTGGGCCGGGAAAGGATATCCTGTGATTTTGAAGAGGCAGCAGAACCTGTTCTTATCCAAGAAGGTCTTAAGAACACAGGATGTGCTATAATTTTCCTACTGATGTATTTTTTTGGGATGGCTAGCTCCATCTGGTGGGTTATTCTGACACTGACATGGTTTCTGGCAGCCGGACTCAAATGGGGCCACGAAGCTATAGAAATGCACAGCTCCTATTTCCATATTGCAGCCTGGGCTATCCCTGCTGTGAAGACCATAGTCATCTTGATTATGAGACTGGTCGATGCGGATGAGCTCACTGGTCTGTGTTATGTCGGCAGCCAGAATCTAGATGCACTCACTGGCTTTGTCGTTGCTCCACTTTTCACTTACTTGGTTATTGGAACTCTATTCATAGCAGCAGGGTTAGTGGCCTTGTTTAAAATTAGGTCTAATCTTCAAAAAGATGGGACTAAAACTGACAAGCTGGAAAGATTGATGGTCAAAATTGGGGTCTTTTCAGTGCTATACACTGTCCCAGCTACCTGTGTCATCGCCTGTTATTTCTATGAAATCTCCAACTGGGCTGTCTTCCGCTATTCGGGTGATGATTCCAATATGGCTGTGGAGATGCTCAAAATCTTCATGTCTCTTCTG CAGGATTTTTGA
- the FZD4 gene encoding frizzled-4 isoform X3 codes for MARRGGERGCSRRRLLPALPLPLVLALALGGARGFGDEEERRCDGIRIAMCQNLGYNVTKMPNLVGHELQADAELQLTTFTPLIQYGCSSQLQFFLCSVYVPMCTEKINIPIGPCGGMCLSVKRRCEPVLKEFGFAWPDSLNCSKFPPQNDHNHMCMEGPGDEEVPLHSKMPLQPGEECHAMGSNSDQYIWVKRSLNCVLKCGYDAGLYSRSAKEFTDIWMAVWASLCFISTAFTVLTFLIDSSRFSYPERPIIFLSMCYNIYSIAYIVRLTVGRERISCDFEEAAEPVLIQEGLKNTGCAIIFLLMYFFGMASSIWWVILTLTWFLAAGLKWGHEAIEMHSSYFHIAAWAIPAVKTIVILIMRLVDADELTGLCYVGSQNLDALTGFVVAPLFTYLVIGTLFIAAGLVALFKIRSNLQKDGTKTDKLERLMVKIGVFSVLYTVPATCVIACYFYEISNWAVFRYSGDDSNMAVEMLKIFMSLLTYFGNHDKCWGLDITREYSLTKDVLKMGNGAYFGPLH; via the exons atggcgcggcggggcggggagcggggctgcagccgccgccgcctgctgcccgcgctgccgctgccgctggtGCTGGCGCTGGCGCTCGGCGGGGCGCGCGGCTTCGGCGACGAGGAGGAGCGGCGCTGCGACGGGATCCGCATCGCCATGTGCCAGAACCTGGGCTACAACGTCACCAAGATGCCCAACCTGGTGGGCCACGAGCTGCAGGCGGACGCCGAGCTGCAGCTCACCACCTTCACGCCGCTCATCCAGTACggctgctccagccagctccag ttcttcctttgTTCAGTCTACGTTCCCATGTGCACAGAGAAGATTAACATCCCAATAGGTCCCTGCGGTGGCATGTGCCTTTCTGTCAAAAGAAGATGTGAACCTGTCCTAAAAGAGTTTGGATTTGCCTGGCCAGACAGCCTAAACTGCAGCAAATTCCCACCTCAGAATGACCACAACCACATGTGCATGGAGGGCCCAGGAGATGAAGAGGTTCCCCTTCACAGCAAGATGCCCTTGCAGCCAGGAGAAGAATGTCATGCCATGGGATCTAATTCAGACCAGTATATCTGGGTGAAAAGAAGCTTGAACTGTGTCCTTAAGTGTGGCTACGATGCTGGTCTCTACAGCAGATCAGCTAAGGAATTTACTGATATCTGGATGGCGGTGTGGGCAAGTCTGTGCTTCATATCAACTGCATTCACAGTCCTGACCTTCCTGATCGATTCTTCCAGATTTTCTTACCCCGAACGCCCAATCATATTTCTGAGTATGTGCTACAATATTTATAGCATTGCTTATATTGTGAGGCTGACTGTGGGCCGGGAAAGGATATCCTGTGATTTTGAAGAGGCAGCAGAACCTGTTCTTATCCAAGAAGGTCTTAAGAACACAGGATGTGCTATAATTTTCCTACTGATGTATTTTTTTGGGATGGCTAGCTCCATCTGGTGGGTTATTCTGACACTGACATGGTTTCTGGCAGCCGGACTCAAATGGGGCCACGAAGCTATAGAAATGCACAGCTCCTATTTCCATATTGCAGCCTGGGCTATCCCTGCTGTGAAGACCATAGTCATCTTGATTATGAGACTGGTCGATGCGGATGAGCTCACTGGTCTGTGTTATGTCGGCAGCCAGAATCTAGATGCACTCACTGGCTTTGTCGTTGCTCCACTTTTCACTTACTTGGTTATTGGAACTCTATTCATAGCAGCAGGGTTAGTGGCCTTGTTTAAAATTAGGTCTAATCTTCAAAAAGATGGGACTAAAACTGACAAGCTGGAAAGATTGATGGTCAAAATTGGGGTCTTTTCAGTGCTATACACTGTCCCAGCTACCTGTGTCATCGCCTGTTATTTCTATGAAATCTCCAACTGGGCTGTCTTCCGCTATTCGGGTGATGATTCCAATATGGCTGTGGAGATGCTCAAAATCTTCATGTCTCTTCTG ACCTATTTTGGGAATCATGATAAATGTTGGGGACTTGATATCACAAGAGAATATAGTCTGACCAAAGATGTCCTGAAAATGGGAAATGGAGCGTATTTCGGGCCACTACATTAG
- the FZD4 gene encoding frizzled-4 isoform X2, translated as MARRGGERGCSRRRLLPALPLPLVLALALGGARGFGDEEERRCDGIRIAMCQNLGYNVTKMPNLVGHELQADAELQLTTFTPLIQYGCSSQLQFFLCSVYVPMCTEKINIPIGPCGGMCLSVKRRCEPVLKEFGFAWPDSLNCSKFPPQNDHNHMCMEGPGDEEVPLHSKMPLQPGEECHAMGSNSDQYIWVKRSLNCVLKCGYDAGLYSRSAKEFTDIWMAVWASLCFISTAFTVLTFLIDSSRFSYPERPIIFLSMCYNIYSIAYIVRLTVGRERISCDFEEAAEPVLIQEGLKNTGCAIIFLLMYFFGMASSIWWVILTLTWFLAAGLKWGHEAIEMHSSYFHIAAWAIPAVKTIVILIMRLVDADELTGLCYVGSQNLDALTGFVVAPLFTYLVIGTLFIAAGLVALFKIRSNLQKDGTKTDKLERLMVKIGVFSVLYTVPATCVIACYFYEISNWAVFRYSGDDSNMAVEMLKIFMSLLVGITSGMWIWSAKTLHTWQKCSNRLVNSGKVKREKRADGWVKPGKGNETVV; from the exons atggcgcggcggggcggggagcggggctgcagccgccgccgcctgctgcccgcgctgccgctgccgctggtGCTGGCGCTGGCGCTCGGCGGGGCGCGCGGCTTCGGCGACGAGGAGGAGCGGCGCTGCGACGGGATCCGCATCGCCATGTGCCAGAACCTGGGCTACAACGTCACCAAGATGCCCAACCTGGTGGGCCACGAGCTGCAGGCGGACGCCGAGCTGCAGCTCACCACCTTCACGCCGCTCATCCAGTACggctgctccagccagctccag ttcttcctttgTTCAGTCTACGTTCCCATGTGCACAGAGAAGATTAACATCCCAATAGGTCCCTGCGGTGGCATGTGCCTTTCTGTCAAAAGAAGATGTGAACCTGTCCTAAAAGAGTTTGGATTTGCCTGGCCAGACAGCCTAAACTGCAGCAAATTCCCACCTCAGAATGACCACAACCACATGTGCATGGAGGGCCCAGGAGATGAAGAGGTTCCCCTTCACAGCAAGATGCCCTTGCAGCCAGGAGAAGAATGTCATGCCATGGGATCTAATTCAGACCAGTATATCTGGGTGAAAAGAAGCTTGAACTGTGTCCTTAAGTGTGGCTACGATGCTGGTCTCTACAGCAGATCAGCTAAGGAATTTACTGATATCTGGATGGCGGTGTGGGCAAGTCTGTGCTTCATATCAACTGCATTCACAGTCCTGACCTTCCTGATCGATTCTTCCAGATTTTCTTACCCCGAACGCCCAATCATATTTCTGAGTATGTGCTACAATATTTATAGCATTGCTTATATTGTGAGGCTGACTGTGGGCCGGGAAAGGATATCCTGTGATTTTGAAGAGGCAGCAGAACCTGTTCTTATCCAAGAAGGTCTTAAGAACACAGGATGTGCTATAATTTTCCTACTGATGTATTTTTTTGGGATGGCTAGCTCCATCTGGTGGGTTATTCTGACACTGACATGGTTTCTGGCAGCCGGACTCAAATGGGGCCACGAAGCTATAGAAATGCACAGCTCCTATTTCCATATTGCAGCCTGGGCTATCCCTGCTGTGAAGACCATAGTCATCTTGATTATGAGACTGGTCGATGCGGATGAGCTCACTGGTCTGTGTTATGTCGGCAGCCAGAATCTAGATGCACTCACTGGCTTTGTCGTTGCTCCACTTTTCACTTACTTGGTTATTGGAACTCTATTCATAGCAGCAGGGTTAGTGGCCTTGTTTAAAATTAGGTCTAATCTTCAAAAAGATGGGACTAAAACTGACAAGCTGGAAAGATTGATGGTCAAAATTGGGGTCTTTTCAGTGCTATACACTGTCCCAGCTACCTGTGTCATCGCCTGTTATTTCTATGAAATCTCCAACTGGGCTGTCTTCCGCTATTCGGGTGATGATTCCAATATGGCTGTGGAGATGCTCAAAATCTTCATGTCTCTTCTGGTGGGTATCACGTCTGGCATGTGGATTTGGTCAGCCAAGACTCTGCACACATGGCAAAAATGCTCTAACAGACTGGTGAACTCAGGGAAAGTGAAACGGGAGAAGAGAGCAGATGGCTGGGTAAAACCTGGGAAAGGGAATGAGACAGTGGTATAA
- the FZD4 gene encoding frizzled-4 isoform X7: protein MARRGGERGCSRRRLLPALPLPLVLALALGGARGFGDEEERRCDGIRIAMCQNLGYNVTKMPNLVGHELQADAELQLTTFTPLIQYGCSSQLQFFLCSVYVPMCTEKINIPIGPCGGMCLSVKRRCEPVLKEFGFAWPDSLNCSKFPPQNDHNHMCMEGPGDEEVPLHSKMPLQPGEECHAMGSNSDQYIWVKRSLNCVLKCGYDAGLYSRSAKEFTDIWMAVWASLCFISTAFTVLTFLIDSSRFSYPERPIIFLSMCYNIYSIAYIVRLTVGRERISCDFEEAAEPVLIQEGLKNTGCAIIFLLMYFFGMASSIWWVILTLTWFLAAGLKWGHEAIEMHSSYFHIAAWAIPAVKTIVILIMRLVDADELTGLCYVGSQNLDALTGFVVAPLFTYLVIGTLFIAAGLVALFKIRSNLQKDGTKTDKLERLMVKIGVFSVLYTVPATCVIACYFYEISNWAVFRYSGDDSNMAVEMLKIFMSLLDF from the exons atggcgcggcggggcggggagcggggctgcagccgccgccgcctgctgcccgcgctgccgctgccgctggtGCTGGCGCTGGCGCTCGGCGGGGCGCGCGGCTTCGGCGACGAGGAGGAGCGGCGCTGCGACGGGATCCGCATCGCCATGTGCCAGAACCTGGGCTACAACGTCACCAAGATGCCCAACCTGGTGGGCCACGAGCTGCAGGCGGACGCCGAGCTGCAGCTCACCACCTTCACGCCGCTCATCCAGTACggctgctccagccagctccag ttcttcctttgTTCAGTCTACGTTCCCATGTGCACAGAGAAGATTAACATCCCAATAGGTCCCTGCGGTGGCATGTGCCTTTCTGTCAAAAGAAGATGTGAACCTGTCCTAAAAGAGTTTGGATTTGCCTGGCCAGACAGCCTAAACTGCAGCAAATTCCCACCTCAGAATGACCACAACCACATGTGCATGGAGGGCCCAGGAGATGAAGAGGTTCCCCTTCACAGCAAGATGCCCTTGCAGCCAGGAGAAGAATGTCATGCCATGGGATCTAATTCAGACCAGTATATCTGGGTGAAAAGAAGCTTGAACTGTGTCCTTAAGTGTGGCTACGATGCTGGTCTCTACAGCAGATCAGCTAAGGAATTTACTGATATCTGGATGGCGGTGTGGGCAAGTCTGTGCTTCATATCAACTGCATTCACAGTCCTGACCTTCCTGATCGATTCTTCCAGATTTTCTTACCCCGAACGCCCAATCATATTTCTGAGTATGTGCTACAATATTTATAGCATTGCTTATATTGTGAGGCTGACTGTGGGCCGGGAAAGGATATCCTGTGATTTTGAAGAGGCAGCAGAACCTGTTCTTATCCAAGAAGGTCTTAAGAACACAGGATGTGCTATAATTTTCCTACTGATGTATTTTTTTGGGATGGCTAGCTCCATCTGGTGGGTTATTCTGACACTGACATGGTTTCTGGCAGCCGGACTCAAATGGGGCCACGAAGCTATAGAAATGCACAGCTCCTATTTCCATATTGCAGCCTGGGCTATCCCTGCTGTGAAGACCATAGTCATCTTGATTATGAGACTGGTCGATGCGGATGAGCTCACTGGTCTGTGTTATGTCGGCAGCCAGAATCTAGATGCACTCACTGGCTTTGTCGTTGCTCCACTTTTCACTTACTTGGTTATTGGAACTCTATTCATAGCAGCAGGGTTAGTGGCCTTGTTTAAAATTAGGTCTAATCTTCAAAAAGATGGGACTAAAACTGACAAGCTGGAAAGATTGATGGTCAAAATTGGGGTCTTTTCAGTGCTATACACTGTCCCAGCTACCTGTGTCATCGCCTGTTATTTCTATGAAATCTCCAACTGGGCTGTCTTCCGCTATTCGGGTGATGATTCCAATATGGCTGTGGAGATGCTCAAAATCTTCATGTCTCTTCTG GATTTTTGA
- the FZD4 gene encoding frizzled-4 isoform X5 has product MARRGGERGCSRRRLLPALPLPLVLALALGGARGFGDEEERRCDGIRIAMCQNLGYNVTKMPNLVGHELQADAELQLTTFTPLIQYGCSSQLQFFLCSVYVPMCTEKINIPIGPCGGMCLSVKRRCEPVLKEFGFAWPDSLNCSKFPPQNDHNHMCMEGPGDEEVPLHSKMPLQPGEECHAMGSNSDQYIWVKRSLNCVLKCGYDAGLYSRSAKEFTDIWMAVWASLCFISTAFTVLTFLIDSSRFSYPERPIIFLSMCYNIYSIAYIVRLTVGRERISCDFEEAAEPVLIQEGLKNTGCAIIFLLMYFFGMASSIWWVILTLTWFLAAGLKWGHEAIEMHSSYFHIAAWAIPAVKTIVILIMRLVDADELTGLCYVGSQNLDALTGFVVAPLFTYLVIGTLFIAAGLVALFKIRSNLQKDGTKTDKLERLMVKIGVFSVLYTVPATCVIACYFYEISNWAVFRYSGDDSNMAVEMLKIFMSLLEEELFNQLTPHLGTATATWQKGCNNIKDF; this is encoded by the exons atggcgcggcggggcggggagcggggctgcagccgccgccgcctgctgcccgcgctgccgctgccgctggtGCTGGCGCTGGCGCTCGGCGGGGCGCGCGGCTTCGGCGACGAGGAGGAGCGGCGCTGCGACGGGATCCGCATCGCCATGTGCCAGAACCTGGGCTACAACGTCACCAAGATGCCCAACCTGGTGGGCCACGAGCTGCAGGCGGACGCCGAGCTGCAGCTCACCACCTTCACGCCGCTCATCCAGTACggctgctccagccagctccag ttcttcctttgTTCAGTCTACGTTCCCATGTGCACAGAGAAGATTAACATCCCAATAGGTCCCTGCGGTGGCATGTGCCTTTCTGTCAAAAGAAGATGTGAACCTGTCCTAAAAGAGTTTGGATTTGCCTGGCCAGACAGCCTAAACTGCAGCAAATTCCCACCTCAGAATGACCACAACCACATGTGCATGGAGGGCCCAGGAGATGAAGAGGTTCCCCTTCACAGCAAGATGCCCTTGCAGCCAGGAGAAGAATGTCATGCCATGGGATCTAATTCAGACCAGTATATCTGGGTGAAAAGAAGCTTGAACTGTGTCCTTAAGTGTGGCTACGATGCTGGTCTCTACAGCAGATCAGCTAAGGAATTTACTGATATCTGGATGGCGGTGTGGGCAAGTCTGTGCTTCATATCAACTGCATTCACAGTCCTGACCTTCCTGATCGATTCTTCCAGATTTTCTTACCCCGAACGCCCAATCATATTTCTGAGTATGTGCTACAATATTTATAGCATTGCTTATATTGTGAGGCTGACTGTGGGCCGGGAAAGGATATCCTGTGATTTTGAAGAGGCAGCAGAACCTGTTCTTATCCAAGAAGGTCTTAAGAACACAGGATGTGCTATAATTTTCCTACTGATGTATTTTTTTGGGATGGCTAGCTCCATCTGGTGGGTTATTCTGACACTGACATGGTTTCTGGCAGCCGGACTCAAATGGGGCCACGAAGCTATAGAAATGCACAGCTCCTATTTCCATATTGCAGCCTGGGCTATCCCTGCTGTGAAGACCATAGTCATCTTGATTATGAGACTGGTCGATGCGGATGAGCTCACTGGTCTGTGTTATGTCGGCAGCCAGAATCTAGATGCACTCACTGGCTTTGTCGTTGCTCCACTTTTCACTTACTTGGTTATTGGAACTCTATTCATAGCAGCAGGGTTAGTGGCCTTGTTTAAAATTAGGTCTAATCTTCAAAAAGATGGGACTAAAACTGACAAGCTGGAAAGATTGATGGTCAAAATTGGGGTCTTTTCAGTGCTATACACTGTCCCAGCTACCTGTGTCATCGCCTGTTATTTCTATGAAATCTCCAACTGGGCTGTCTTCCGCTATTCGGGTGATGATTCCAATATGGCTGTGGAGATGCTCAAAATCTTCATGTCTCTTCTG GAAGAAGAGCTCTTCAACCAGCTGACCCCACATCTTGGTACTGCCACTGCCACATGGCAAAAGGGCTGCAATAACATAAAG GATTTTTGA